Part of the Janibacter alkaliphilus genome is shown below.
GCTACGGGCACCTCACCGGTGCCGAGAACATGATGATCGTCCAGCGTTCCCTCCGCCTGGAGCGGGCCCAGGTCGAGCGCGCCGTCGCCACCGTGCGGATGACCGAGCAGATGGACAAGCGGGTGCGCGAGTACTCCCTCGGGATGAAGCAGCGCCTCGGGATCGCCATGGCGCTGGCCCGCGAGCCCCACCTGCTCGTCCTGGACGAGCCCACCAACGGTCTCGACCCTGCCGGCATCGAGGAGATCCGCGGGCTCCTGCGTTACCTCGCCGATCAGGGCATCACAGTGATGATCTCCAGCCACCTGCTCGAGGAGATCGACAAGGTCGCCGACCATCTGGGAATCCTCAGCGCGGGGCGGGTGATCTTCCAGGGCACCCGGGATCAGCTCTTCGCCGCGTCCGCACCCGATCTGCTCATCGACACCTCGCAGCCCGAGCGTGCCGGCGAGGTCCTGCGGGACAAGATCTCGGTGCAGCTGGACAGCACCGGCCATGCCGAAGGGGGAACCCTCCGTCTGCCGGGGGTGGACACCCCGACCACCGAGCGGATCGTCGAGGACCTGGTCTGCGCCGGGGCGGCCGTGCACGGGGTGCGTCGCGACGAGCAGTCCCTCGAGCACGTCTTCATGAAGCTCACCAGCGGGGGCCAGCTGTGACCGCCCTCGCCGTGCGTACCGAGTACGCGAAGATGCGCCACCTGCGCGTCGGCCTGCTCGCCGTCGTCATGGTTCTCGGGATCGCCGGGCTGAGCCTGGTGAGCACCGCCGCCAGCGGAGCCGACACTCGAGACCTGTGGGCCACCGCCCTGGCCGGCCTCGGGTTGTCCACCGCCATGGTCTCCCCCCTGCTCCTCGCCGTGATCGCCAGCCGCACCATGGAGATCGAGCACCAGAGCAACGGCTGGCTGATGAGCATGACCGCCGGTTCCAGCCGTGGTCGACTCTGCCGGGCGAAGCTGGTCAGCACCGGCCTGGTCGTCGCCGTCGCCACCACCGCTGCCTCGCTGCTGGTCCTCGCCGCCGGATCCCTGCTGGGCGCGGTCACTGCGACGCCGACCGGTCTCTGGGTGGGCTACACGCTCAGCGCGATCGTCGTGAACCTCGTCGTGCTCGCCCTGCACCTGATCGTGTCGGCACGCGTCGAGAACCAGCTGCTTCCGCTCGGCCTGGGCATCCTCGGGACCGTCATCGCGCTGTCGGCCGGCGCCTTCCCGGCATGGCTGGCCCACCTCACGCCGTGGGGCTACTACGCACTGATCGAGGCCGCCGAGTACCAGGGTGACCACGCCGTCACGCTGACACCCTCCTACCTCAGCGTGGCCGTGCTCGCCGCCCTCGGCGGCGCCCTCTTCTACTGGTTCACCCGTCGACTCGACCGCCAGGAGGTCTGAGCATGCCGACCCTTCGTCCCGAGCTCATCAAGCTCAAGCGCTCGCAGAGCTGGATCATCGTCGTCCTGCTGCCGGTGATCATGGCCGGCGCGGGCACCGTCAACACCGTCGTCTCGGGCGCCGCGCTCGACGACGGCTGGCACACGCTGTGGTTGCGCACCGTCGTCTTCTTCGGGCTCTTCCCGCTCGCCCTCGGCGTCGCGATCCTGGCGTCCTTGTCCTGGCGGGCGGATCACCGGGACGGCAACTGGAACGCCCTCATGGCCGGCACCGCCACCTCCGGCAGCATCGTGCGGGCCAAGACGGCGGTGATCGCCGGCCTGGCGGCGATCATGCAGCTCGTCATGCTCGCCACCGTCCTCGTGCTCGGCAAGGTCGTCTTCGGGCTGCCCGGGATGCTGCCGGCCGACCTGCTCGGGGTGAGCGTGCTCATCATGCTGGGGTGCATCCCGCTGGCGGCCCTGCAGTCCTGGCTCTCGATGCGCACCCGCTCCTTCGCGGCTCCGATCGCGGTCGCGCTCGTCGG
Proteins encoded:
- a CDS encoding ABC transporter ATP-binding protein, which translates into the protein MDVVRTHHLTKRYGRRTVVDDLNLRIPAGSVYGFLGPNGSGKSTTMKMLLALVRPTEGDVEIFGRQMTRDTRRQLLGGIGSLIEAPPGYGHLTGAENMMIVQRSLRLERAQVERAVATVRMTEQMDKRVREYSLGMKQRLGIAMALAREPHLLVLDEPTNGLDPAGIEEIRGLLRYLADQGITVMISSHLLEEIDKVADHLGILSAGRVIFQGTRDQLFAASAPDLLIDTSQPERAGEVLRDKISVQLDSTGHAEGGTLRLPGVDTPTTERIVEDLVCAGAAVHGVRRDEQSLEHVFMKLTSGGQL
- a CDS encoding ABC transporter permease; amino-acid sequence: MTALAVRTEYAKMRHLRVGLLAVVMVLGIAGLSLVSTAASGADTRDLWATALAGLGLSTAMVSPLLLAVIASRTMEIEHQSNGWLMSMTAGSSRGRLCRAKLVSTGLVVAVATTAASLLVLAAGSLLGAVTATPTGLWVGYTLSAIVVNLVVLALHLIVSARVENQLLPLGLGILGTVIALSAGAFPAWLAHLTPWGYYALIEAAEYQGDHAVTLTPSYLSVAVLAALGGALFYWFTRRLDRQEV
- a CDS encoding ABC transporter permease — protein: MPTLRPELIKLKRSQSWIIVVLLPVIMAGAGTVNTVVSGAALDDGWHTLWLRTVVFFGLFPLALGVAILASLSWRADHRDGNWNALMAGTATSGSIVRAKTAVIAGLAAIMQLVMLATVLVLGKVVFGLPGMLPADLLGVSVLIMLGCIPLAALQSWLSMRTRSFAAPIAVALVGAGISVLLLNAKVTGAIFVLPYALAARSTQLSTGTFGDSGTLTLGAVGAVLAATALLTVVVVAVAGRSLDRRDVAA